In a genomic window of Clavelina lepadiformis chromosome 7, kaClaLepa1.1, whole genome shotgun sequence:
- the LOC143464797 gene encoding solute carrier family 2, facilitated glucose transporter member 7-like yields the protein MRPKETNSEPTNSRFAVFCLFMTAFPLSFLVGYHMTWLSPVLPALKIAFNETYKNRYGEYLTEDTWTTLLTLSSSSMIVGAFLSGPFGKVMLRFISTKHLVQLCHVMNLIAVAITALIGGLTWSYESFMMGRLLAGLASGLAYVTIPVTLAETSARKTQAFWQSMFGVSVALSAVVAVSLSHPKVLGSLYRWPIAISMISIPSVAYLVASVRISETPYYLTRNGHKEEAIALLQRLRKDKDSHSMEQELDRIQNEIDLAKKQLGIGQIIKTSQYRNQLFAVFALLANMSLTGITNMFLYMDLIFTDAGVKPEVAPFATIGVFFLQFVVTCFGPKLVMKFGGWKTNVTASSIIIFTHVLFTISQAAKHLAPTSMPYLAIVAVALFLVVWSVGTQLATFALISEITIEPTRATCLSYGTMVLWFSSWICGFLPPYFQLSLKAYRMVPWLVCTIFFLIYTIVFVPETKDKTIEEIQAKFHGKGDKVDNANVPLKTVQM from the exons ATGCGACCCAAAGAAACGAATTCAGAACCC ACAAATTCccgttttgctgttttttgtttgtttatgacCGCGTTTCCCTTGTCGTTCTTGGTTGGTTACCATATGACCTGGCTCAGTCCAGTGTTGCCAGCtttaaaaatagcttttaaTGAAACCTATAAG AACCGGTATGGCGAGTACTTGACTGAAGACACCTGGACCACTTTGCTCACTCTGTCGTCATCGTCAATGATTGTTGGTGCATTTCTCAGCGGTCCTTTTGGCAAAGTTATGTTGAGGTTCATCTCCACCAAACACCTTGTCCAACTGTGTCACGTAATGAACTTAATCGCGGTCGCAATTACTGCACTAATTGGTGGTTTGACGTGGTCATATGAAAGTTTTATGATGGGAAGACTCCTGGCCGGGCTGGCAAGTGGCTTGGCGTATG TGACGATTCCGGTGACTTTAGCAGAAACGAGCGCAAGAAAAACCCAAGCGTTTTGGCAAAGCATGTTTGGGGTTTCAGTTGCCTTGAGCGCTGTAGTTGCTGTGTCATTGTCACATCCAAAG GTCTTAGGATCATTGTACAGATGGCCAATTGCGATATCTATGATTTCCATTCCATCTGTAGCATATCTGGTGGCAAGTGTTAGAATTTCCGAAACGCCATATTACCTCACCCGTAATGGACATAAAGAAGAAGCAATCGCATTATTGCAAAGACTTCGGAAAGACAAAGACTCACATTCG aTGGAACAGGAATTAGACAGGatacaaaatgaaattgatCTTGCCAAGAAACAACTTGGAATAGGACAAATTATAAAGACATCCCAATATAG AAATCAGCTCTTTGCCGTTTTTGCATTGTTAGCCAACATGTCATTGACTGGAATCACTAACATGTTTCTCTACATGGACTTAATTTTCACCGACGCCGGGGTCAAGCCGGAGGTTGCTCCCTTTGCTACCATCggtgttttctttttgcaatttgtagTTACTTGCTTTGGG CCAAAACTTGTCATGAAATTTGGTGGATGGAAAACGAATGTCACTGCAAGTTCAATAATCATCTTCACTCACGTCCTATTCACCATAAGTCAAGCCGCAAAACACCTCGCGCCGACATCGATGCCTTATTTAGCCATAGTTGCAGTCGCGCTATTTTTGGTTGT gtGGTCTGTTGGCACACAATTAGCGACCTTTGCCCTTATAAGTGAGATAACCATTGAACCCACACGAGCTACATGTCTGTCATATGGGACTATGGTACTATGGTTTTCATCCTGGATTTGTGGATTTTTACCTCCTTATTTTCAA CTTTCACTAAAAGCATACAGGATGGTTCCGTGGCTGGTATGCACTATCTTCTTCTTGATATACACGATCGTTTTTGTTCCGGAAACCAAAGACAAAACCATCGAAGAAATACAAGCGAAGTTCCATGGGAAAGGGGATAAAGTGGATAACGCTAATGTTCCACTGAAAACTGTACAAATGTAA
- the LOC143464799 gene encoding uncharacterized protein LOC143464799: protein MASFTPCGLSSLVSSNSLSANFSLRQAQFGNVKCGLSITAFPLQTYGSFSANASTPLIRAPHDLPPIRSFSTLFGCFRRFVWLGPQSLPNNIAYYFSEMNASEQLTNHV, encoded by the exons ATGGCAAGTTTTACACCTTGCGGTCTTTCATCACTGGTCTCGTCAAACAGTCTTTCAGCGAATTTTTCGCTACGGCAGGCGCAATTTGGCAATGTGAAATGTGGCTTATCAATCACAG CATTTCCTCTACAAACTTATGGGTCTTTTTCTGCCAATGCCAGCACGCCTTTGATCCGCGCACCGCATGACCTACCACCGATAAGGTCATTTTCAACACTATTTGGTTGCTTCCGGCGTTTTGTGTGGCTTGGGCCGCAAAGTCTACCTAACAACATTGCCTACTATTTTAGTGAGATGAATGCCAGCGAACAACTTACAAATCACGTTTGA